The genomic region GCCATGCCAACTACGGTCTTCACGGGATCACAGGCCACCTGCCGATGGACGGGCAGGACGTGGACCGAGGACGAGGTCGTGGCTATGTCGGCTGGCATCACCGAGCGAGCGCTTGATGCAGGATTCGAGAGTGGCATTGCCGAGAGACTCCGGGATCTGGCTTCGACAGGCGCATCGGCCGAGTGGCTCACGCGCTTCCTCGAAGAAGCGGCCTCGCGCGAAATCCGCCCCTGGCAGGTCGGCGAGGCGATCGCCGAGGCAGTCCTCGAGAGCTCTCACGGCGTTGTCCTACCGTGGAACCCCAGGCGCGATGAACGCAATCCGCGGGCAAGCCTCCAAGGTGCCGATCTCGTCGGGATCAGCAACGAGGCCCGTGGGCACCGGCTTGTCTTCGGCGAGGTGAAGTCCTCCTCCGACGCGAATGCGCCGCCCAGCGTCCTTGCCGGGCGGACCGGGATGGTCCAGCAGCTCGAGCAGCTGATCGACGACGAGATGCTCCGGTTCACGCTGATCAAGTGGCTCTCGGCCCGAGTCGACGAGGGAGTGTCAGGGGATATGTTCGACAAAGCCCTCGCCGCGTTCGTCTCGACCTGCGGGGCTGCCGTGCGCTTCGTCGGGATGCTGGTACGCGATACCCCGGCCGACGAGAGGGATGTCAGCGGCCGGGGACGACAGCTCGGTGCGAGAGTCTCCGAACCTGGATCGGTCGAACTACACGTCTTGTACATGCCCAGGCCGATGGCTCGATGGATCGACTGGGTGGCCGCATGACCGACCTCCTTCTGAGCGCCATCGACGCGGAGTCCGTCCGGTCCGCATCGCGGGACGCGGACAGCTTGGCTGCGTTGGCCATTCTCGGCGAAGAGGGTGCGCTCCGCGATCCTGACGCCGTCACGTTCTCCGCGCACACAGTCGAGGTGGCCGCACTCCGCCTTGCGCTCGCCGGGGATGACGGAGCGACGAGGGCGTGCCGAGAGGCGTTCGAGTTACTGCGCGCGGTCCTTGAGGACGATGGATCGCGATCAAGACTCTCGGCACTGGAGGTCCAGCGGATCCGCACGAGGGCCGCGGCGTTCGGCGCACTAGGCGGACATCGCTCGCAGACAAGGCAGTTGCTCAACGGACTCCCAGGAGAGACCCTCGAGTCCACCAGATGGGACACCACAGCGGAACTGGCCGTGCTCGACGTGTGGCAGTTGCTCATCCGGAAGGACGGTTGGGGAGATCTTGACCGGCTGCACCGGATCATCGGGCAAGTCCGAGACCGGCAGGCGGCAAACGAGCCTCGGTATCTCGAGCGTGAAGCCGAGCCCCGTGACGCGTGGAAGCTCGTTGCCGGGTACCACCTGCTGAGGGCAGCCGAGATCGTGGCCGAGTACACCGAGCAGGGTTCGACCGATGGTCTATTCGACCCCGTCGAGCAAGCCGAACTTCACTTCGACCGGGCGCGTGACGCTGCACAAGAGGCCGGCGACGCCGAGATGTCGTTCCTCGTCAGCTTGCTGGACCTCGCCGCTCGATCACTGGTCGAGAGAAGCATCTGGAGAATCGCGCGCGGTGCCGGAACCAGAACGACCGACTTCGTCCGACAACTCGCGAGCCGCGAGAACGAGGAGCCGTTCCTCGAACTGCTGCCGCCGCAGAAGAAGGCGCTCGTGGATGAAGGGCTGATCGGGACCGGCAGACGATCGGTCGTCATCTCCCTGCCCACATCTGCCGGCAAGACGCTCGTCGCGGAGTTCCGGATCCTGCAGGCTCTCGACAGCTACGAGCCTCAACGGGGCTGGGTGGCCTATACCGCCCCGACCCGCGCGTTGGTCAACCAGCTGACGGCACGTCTGCGAAGGGACTTCGCTCCGCTCGGCATACGGGTCGAGCGCTTCTCAGCGGCCCTCGAGGTCGACTCCGTAGAGGCCGAGATTCTGGCGGCCGCGGACAAACCGTTCCGCGTCGTCGTTACCACTCCCGAAAAGCTGGATCTCCTGCTTCGAGGCGGCTGGGTGTCGGACCTGGGGAGACCTCTCAGCCTGGTCGTCGTCGACGAGGCCCACAACCTCGGCGCGAAGGGTCGAGGGCTCAAACTTGAACTGCTCCTCGCGACGATAAACCGTGAGGCGAGAGACGCCGGCTTTCTGCTGATGACACCGTTCATTCCGAACGCCTCTGAGATTGCCTCATGGCTTGATCCTTCGAATAACCAAGCAGTCGAGCTCGGCCTTGAGTGGCTACCCAACGACCGAGTGGTTGGGCTGGCGAAACTGGAGAGGACGGCCCAGCGAGGGAGTTCCCGCGTAGTCGCAGAGACCACCCTCGCTTCCGCCCCGTCGCTGCAGACCGAGCAGGCGGTCGCGTTGGCCGAAGGCCGGCCGCTAGGGCTCCCCTACTCGAGCCTCAAGGCCCCGACCGCGCTGGCGACCGCAGCAGCGCAAGCGCTGAGCCAACGCGGGCTGTCCGTCACGCTCGTCGGCCAACCCGGATATTCGTGGTCTGCGGCCGAGCGCCTCGCCGCCACTGGGGGCTCCGAGGTGCGAGACGACCTCGTCGAGTCGATCGGCGATCTGATCGAGGACGAATACGGGCAGGACTACCCGCTCGCACGACTTCTCAGACGAGGGATAGCGGTCCACCACGCTGGGCTCTCCGACGACGTCCGCCTGATGATCGAGGCGCTCGCCGAGCGCGGCAAGCTCCGCCACGTCGTCGCCACCACAACGTTGGCCCAAGGCATCAATTTCCCGATAAGCAACGTCGTGCTCGGCAGCTACCAGTACCCGTACGGCGCAACGATGCCGACCGAGGACTTCTGGAACATCGCGGGCCGGGCGGGTCGCGCCAACCATGGCAGGCCAGGCGTGGTTCTCTTGGCAGCGCACAACGCCGAGCGGGAAGCCGCGCTTCGGGAGTACCTCAACTCCGCCGCAGTGGAGTTGAGCTCAACCCTGATTGCCATGGTCGAGGAAGCTCTGACCAAGGCCGGTGACCTCGATCTGGCAAAGCTCAGCTTCATGGGCAGCTGGTCGAGCTTCGTCCAGTTCGTCACGCATACGTACCGGGTCGTGGGCGCCGAGGAGTTCGCGGTCCGTGTTGAGCAAGTCCTGCGCGGCACCCTCGGGTTCAGGGAGCTGCGTTCGCGTCGGCCAGAGTTGGCCGACACGCTCGTCCAGAGCGTTCAGGCCTACACGTCCCGACTCTCCGGGAAACCGATCTCGCTTGTTGACTCAACCGGTTTCTCGTGGGAGAGCGTGAACGCGACACTGGCCAGGATGACCGATCGCGGTCTCAACGATCGACTCCTCGGCGATGAGCTGTTCGCTGAGCGTTCGAGGGTTCTAAGCGACGCCATCGGAGTGCTCCTGCAAGTGCCCGAACTCCGCGAGCAGCTAGTCGAGCGGTTGGATCCTGCTGAATCCGAAGGCGACTTCCTGTCCCGGGTGGTCAAGGACTGGGTCGGAGGTATGTCGTTGGGCGACCTCGCAGACAACTACTTCGCGACAGCCTCCAACGGGGGGCCGCGCGACCTTACGAAGGCGCTCACGCACTGTTGTCAACGGCTGTTCGGCTCGATCTTGCCAACCGTCTCGTGGGGCCTGTCTGCGCTGCAAGCACTCGCGATGGCCGGACGAGCCGATGAGGAGACAGCAACGCCTCCACGGGATATGCCCTCATACGTCTACTACGGAGTCGACACGCGCGAGGCGGTCGCATTTCGCCTGTTCGGTGTTCCCAGAGCAGCTTCGCTCGCACTGGCTCGGACGGTGGGCGAGGGCCGAGGGATAGAAGAACTCAGACGCTTTCTTGCAAACAGCTCGCCAAGTGACTGGACCGGCGCCCTCGGGAAGATCGGAGCGTCCTACTACAAAGCCTGGCGGTTGGTTGAGCCTGTCGTGTGAGCGAGGTGGCGCGTCGATCGGTGCGGGGGTCACCCTGGTGTGAGGGATGAGCCGCCTGGCCAGCACCGGCGATGTGACGGTGCGCCTCGGCGAAGACACCGTTCGAGGAGGGTGACCCGAACGAAACCGCGGACCTGATGAGTGCGAGAGTCGGATCGCGCTGATTCAAGATGTGATTTTGAATTAGCGTGAATTCTGACGATGCCAAGGTTAGGATCGGCGCGATGATCGTTGAGCGGGACCTTGCTCCGAGGGTGCTGCAATCGGCGCGGGACATGCCGGTCGTGACCATCACCGGTCCGCGCCAGAGCGGCAAGACGACCCTTTGCAGGGCGACGTTCCCCGAGCACCCCTACGTCAGCCTCGAGACGCCCGATGTTCGCTCGTTCGCTCGGGAGGACCCCCGCACGTTCCTGGCGCGGTTCCCGAGCGGGGCCATCCTCGACGAGATCCAGCGCGTTCCCGACCTGCTCTCGTACCTGCAGGTCGCCGTCGATGAGAATCCCGAGCCCGGCCAGTGGATCCTCACCGGGTCGCACAACCTGTCGTTGCTCGAATCGGTCGGCCAGTCGCTGGCAGGACGGACCGCTGTGCTGCATCTGTTGCCGCTGGGCCGCGGCGAGGTGCTCCGATTCGACAACCCGCCGCGGCATCTCGACGAGACGCTACTGACCGGCGGCTACCCGCGAGTGCTCGACCGCGGTCTGGACCCGTCCGACTGGCACGGGTGGTACACGGCCACATACCTCGAGCGGGACGTGAGGACCATCGGCAATGTGGGCGACCTCGGCATGTTCCACAGGTTCATGCAGCTGTGCGCCGGGCGGACGGCCCAGCTGCTGAACTACTCCGCGCTGGCCGGCGACTGCGGCATCTCCCAACCCACGGCCAAGGCCTGGCTCAGCGTCCTCGAGACGGGATTCCTCACATTCCGGCTCCCGGCATTCCATTCGAACCTGCGCAAGCGGCTGGTGAAGATGCCCAAGCTCCACTTCTACGACACCGGCCTCGTCTGCCACCTGCTCGGCGTGACCGGCACCGACCAACTGGCGTCGCACCCGCTGCGCGGCCACATCTTCGAAACGTGGGTCGCCTCGGAGATCGTCAAGCGGCGCACGAACCGCCGCGCCGCCGGCGCGCTGTCGTTCTACCGGGATCGAGGCGGCGCCGAGGTGGACATCGTGATCGGCGGTCCCCACCGCCTGTCGCTCGTCGAGACGAAGGCAGCCGCAACCCCGTCAAGCGCACTTCTCCGGCCCGCCCGCAGGGTGCGCGACCAACTCGAAGGCGGCGACTGCACGGTGTACTGCGTCTACGGCGGCGACGATCTTCAGCAGCGTCACGGTGACACCCTCCTGCCGTGGGCCCGCCTTCACGAGACCGACCTCGAACCGACTCGAGAAGGGAGAGATCCGGCGGACGGGTGACGCCTGCGGCCGATCGCAACCCGGACCCGCACCTCCCTCCGGCTCGAAGCAGAGCTGCAGCCCGGCGATGACCGCCGTCAGGCGGGTGCCCTCCGCGGACCCGCCCCCCCGCCGGCAGCGGAGTCGCAGCCCGATCCGGGGAATACTCCGCGCCCTCTCAGGGCGCGGCCCGCTCCAGCGGCGCCCACGCGACCAGCAGACGCTTCTCCCCCACATCAGGGAAACGAACGGTCACTTCGGCGTCGTCGCCCGTGCCGGAGGCGTCGACGACCACGCCGGTTCCCCAGGCAGGATGCTTGACGTCGGCGCCCACCGGAAGCTCCGAGGCTCCTACACCGCGCGCCGGGTCCGGCGATTGCCCGGACCTGCCGCCCAGTGCCTGTTCGACCTGCGCCTCCCGCCTCGCTGCGCGGCGCTCGCCGAATCGGGCCGTGCTGTCGAACCGGTCCGAACCGCCGGACCGACCAGCGTGATCCTGGCGCGGGAGGCGCTCGCGGCGACCCGACACCTCGGTCAGCAACTCGGCAGGTATCTCCTTGAGGAACCGGCTCGGCCGTTGGTACTGCCCGATCCCCCAGATGGTGCGGCGCTCGGCGTCGCTGAGGTAGAGGCGCTCGCGGGCCCGGGTGATGCCGACGTAGGCCAGGCGGCGCTCCTCGGCCAACTCCTCGGGATCGTCCAGAGCCTGCGTCGGTGGGAACACCTCCTCCTCTAGGCCGGTGAGGAACACCACCGGGAACTCCAGACCCTTGGCAGTGTGTACTGTCAGCAACACCACCTTGGACTCATCGCTGTCCAGATCGTCGGTCGGTGACACCAGGGCGGTCTGTTCCAGGAACTCGCCCACCTGCTCATGCTCGGACGCGCCCTCGATCAGCGTCGACAGGTTCTCGAGGCGCCCCTCGGCCTCCACGCTGCCATCCTCAGACTCCTCGTAGAGTTCCTCCAGGTAGCCGCTGCGGGTCAGCAGGAACTCGAGCACCGCCTTCGGGCCCGCGACGAGCCGGCCGGCGGCCTCATCCAGCAGGGTCGTGAAGCTCTCGATGCCCGCCAACGCGGTGCCGGACACACCCGCCTCGGCCGGCTGGCGCAGCGCCTCGTTGAATGGCAGCCCGGTGCTCGCTGCCCAGGCGTCGAGGCGTTCGACGGAGCGGTCGCCGATGCCTCGGCGGGGCACGTTCAGCACCCGCTTGAGGCTCACCTCGTCGGCGGGGTTCACCACGGCGCGCAGGTAGGCCAAGGCGTCGCGCACCTCCCGCCGGTCGTAGAAGGCTGTGGCGCCGATGACCGCATAGGGCAGGTCCTCGGCGTTGAGCGCGGTCTCCAGCGCCCGGCTCTGGGCGTTGATCCGGTACATCACGGCGAAGTCGCTGAGCGCGTGGCCGTCGACCGCCAACCGCTGGATCTCCGCCACCACCCAGCGGGCCTCGTCGTCCTCGTCGGCGGCCCGGTACCAGATGATCCGCTCGCCCCGCTCGGCGTCGGTCCAGAGCCTCTTGGGGTGACGGCCGAGGTTGTTGGCGATCACGGCGTTGGCGGCGTCCAGCACGGTCTGCGTGGAGCGGTAGTTCTGCTCCAACAGGATCACCGCGGCGTCCTCGAAAGCGCTCTCGAACTCCACGATGTTGCGCACGGTGGCGCCGCGGAAGCGGTAGATGGACTGGTCGGCGTCGCCCACCACGAAGACGTTGCGGTGGCGGGCGCCGAGCATCAGCACGATCTCGTTCTGCGCCCGGTTGGTGTCCTGATACTCGTCCACGAGGACGTGCTGGAAGCGCTCCTGGTAGGAGGCCAGCACGTCGGGGTGCTCGCGGAACAGGCGCACCACCAGCGTGAGCAGGTCGTCGAAGTCCATGGCGCCGGCGCGCTGGAGGCGGCGCTGGTACTCGGCGTACACCTGCGCCGTGCGGCGTCGGATCGGATCCGAGCCCATCCCCGCATCCAGGTACGACTCGGGGCTGAGCAGGTCGCCTTTGGCGGCGCTGATGCGGCCGTGGACCGCTCCGGGCGTGCTGCGCCGGGTGTCCATGCCCAGGTCGACCATGACGTAGCGCGTCAGCCGCACCGAGTCGGACTGGTCGTAGATGCTGAAGCCCGCCGGATACCCCATCCGCTCGGCCTCGCGGCGCAGGATCCGGGCACAGGCCGAGTGGAAGGTGCGCACCCACATCCGCTCCGCCACCGGTCCGACGAGATCCACGACGCGGGCGCGCATCTCGTCGGCCGCCTTGTTGGTGAACGTGATGGCCAGGATGGCGAACGGCGAGACGACGCGGTCCGAAATGAGGTGGGCGATCCGGTGCGTGAGCACCCGCGTCTTGCCCGACCCGGCCCCTGCGCTGACCAGGAGCGGGCCCCGCTCGTGCAGAACCGCGTCGTACTGCGCTGGATTGAGTTGCACGGTGTCGTGCTGCGCAGGGTTGGGTTGCGCCATCGTCGGCACCCTACCGGTGGCGCGTGACAGCGCCCCGCCGCCGGATGGGACGGCGCGATGCAGGGAGCGCCAGAGGTCGGCGGTACCATCGGCGCCGTGACGGAACAAGCCGACCAGCCTGTAGCAGCGGACGAAACGGCCACCGAAGTTCCGGCACCGGAGGCTGCCGCTGAAGACGCGGCGACGCCGGATGACGGTGCGACCGCCTCCGAACAACCCGAGCCGGCCCCAACCGCAACCGACGAGCCGCCCGCCACGATCGATGAACAGCAGGCACCGCCGGCAGAGGACGAACCGGCCGTCACGGTCGACGAAGAGCCGGCACCGCCCCCAACCGACGAGCCGCCCGCCGCGATCGATGAACAGCAGGCACCGCTGGCAGAGGACGAACCGCCGGCCAGCGAGCAGCCCGAGGTGCCCGCAACTGAGGACGAGCCGCCGCCCGTGGAACAGTCCGCGGCGCAGGACGAACCGGCCGCGGAGGCCCAACCGACGAACACGGACGAACCGGCCGCGGATGAACCGAACACGGACGAACCGGCCGCGGATGAACCGGCCGCCGAGAGCCCGGCCGCCGAGAGCCCGGCCGCCGAGGAACCCGCCGTAGAGGAACCCGCCGCGGAGAGCCCGGCGGAGGTGATCGAAACGCAGCCGGCGGCCGAGGGCGCGCCGGGAGACGGTCAGACGGCGGTCCCGGCGACGGGCGGCGATGCCCGGGCGGCCGGAATCGGCACCCCGATCCGCTCGGTTGCAACCACTGGAGGCCTCAACAGCGGCGACATCGTCTCCGGCGTCGTCACTTCCGTCGAGCGCCGCGAGCTCGAGTTGGACATCGGGTCGGGGCGCATCGGCGTGATCGGGAGCCGGCATTGGGCGGCAGGCCTCGACGTCGATCTCACGGCCGAGGCGAAGACCGGTGACACCGTGGAGGCGGCGGTCCTCGTGCGCGAGGACCACAAGCAGCGCATCGTCCTTTCTCGCAGCTGGGGGCGCCAGCAGCGGGCCTGGGAGTCGGCCGAGAGCGCCCGCAAGACGGGCGAGATCGTCTCCGGGGTGGTCACCGATGCGGTTGCGGCGGGCCTCACGGTGGACATCGGTGTCCGGGCATTCGTCCCGGCCTCGATGGCGGGCGATGACGATCTCGAGTCTCTGGTCGGCAGCACGGTGGAGTGCAAGGTCACCGAGGTGAACCGGCTCAAGGGCCGCTGCATCCTGTCCCGCAAGGCCGCGCTGCGAACCCGCGGGCGGCAGGCCGCCCGCAAGCGACTCTCCGAGCTGTCCCCGGGTACGAAGCTGCGCGCCCGGGTCACGAAGGTCGAGGACTTCGGGGCTCTGGTGATGGCCGAGGGAGACCTCCGGGGCCGCATCCGCCGCAGCGAGCTGAGCTGGTTCCGGGTGCGCCGACCCAGCGACGTGGTGGCGGTCGGAGACGAGGTGGAGGCCGTTGTCCTGCACACCGCTCCGGCCAAGATGAACCTCGACCTGTCGCTGCGGATCGGCGACGATCCCCTCAAGGCGATTCGTCCCGGCGAGCGCCACGAGGCCACCGTCGTCTCGCTCGCCCCATTCGGAGCGTTCGTGACCGTCGGCGACGGGATCAAGGGTCTGGTGCCGACCGCAGAACTCGCCGAGCATCCCATCCGCCATCCCCGCGAGGTGGTGGTGCCCGGGGACAGCGTGCTGGCCGAGGTCACCAAAGTGGACCGACAGCGCCGCGATCTGGAGTTCTCGGTGAATCTGGCAGTGCTGGTGCGCCCCGCCGATCAGGAGTGACTCAAGCCACTCCGGGGCGACTCACTCCCACTCGATCGTGCCGGGGGGCTTCGACGTGATGTCGTAGGCGACCCTGTTGACCCCGGGAACCTCGGCCACGATCCGACTCGCCATGATCTCCAGCACGTCGTAGGGCAGGCGTGCAAAGTCGGCGGTCATGGCGTCCGCGCTGGTCACGGCCCGGATCACGATCGGGTGACCGTAGGTACGCTCGTCGCCCATGACACCCACCGAGCGCACCTCCAGCAGCACGGCCAGCACCTGCCACACCTCCCGGTCCAAACCGGCGCGGCGGATCTCGGCACGCACGATGGCGTCCGCGGCGCGCACCGTCTCGACCCGCTCGGGCGTGACCTCCCCGACGATGCGCACGGCCAACCCGGGACCGGGGAACGGATGACGCCAGACCACCTCGGGAGGCAGACCCAACTGCTCGCCGACCAGCCGCACCTCGTCCTTGAACAGGTCCCGCAGGGGCTCCACGAGCTCCAGCTGCATGTCGGCGGGGAGCCCGCCGACGTTGTGGTGGCTCTTGATACGGGCCGCCACGTCGCCGCCGGACTCGATGACGTCGGGGTACAGCGTCCCCTGCACAAGGAAGTCCGCGTCACCGAGGGCTCGGGCCTCCGCCTCGAAGATGCGCACGAACAACTCGCCGATGATGCGCCGCTTCGCCTCCGGGTCGGCGACGCCGGCGAGCGCCGCCAGGAACCGGTCGGCGGAATCCACGAACACGAACCCGTCGCCGCCGAACACGTCGCGCACCTGATCGCTCTCGCCGGCGCGCATGAGCCCCGTGTCGACGAACACGCAGGTGAGTCGGTCGCCGATGGCCCGGCGCACCAGTGCCGCGGCGACCGCCGAGTCGACGCCGCCGGAGAGTCCGCAGACCGCACGACCGGTGCCCACCTGAGCCCGGATCGCCGCGACGGAGGTCTCGACGATGCAGTCCGCCGTCCACGCCGGGGCGCAGCCGCACGCCTCGTACAGGAAGTTCTCCAGCATGCGCTGTCCATGGGGGGTGTGCGCCACCTCGGGATGGAACTGGACGCCGAAGAGGCCGGCGGGATGCTCGAATGCGGCAGCGGGCGAGTCGGCGGTGACGGCCGTCACCGCCGCGCCTTCGGGCGGCCGCACGACGGCGTCACGGTGGCTCATCCAGACCTGCTGGTCGGCGGGCAGATCGGCGGAGACGACCGTCCCCGGCCCGGTCACGTGGAGTTCCACCCTCCCGTACTCCGCCAAGCCGCTGCGGTCCACCTTGCCGCCCAGTTCGTGGGCCAGGAGTTGCGCCCCGTAACAGATGCCCAGCACCGGAATCCCCAACGACAGGATCTCGGGGTCGAGACGCGGGGCGCCGGCGGTGTGCACCGACTCCGGTCCGCCGCTGAGGATCAACCCGGCCGGTTGGCGCCGGCGGACCCCTGTCGCGCTGATGTCGTGCGGGACGATCTCGCTGTAGACGCTGGCCTCGCGCACCCGGCGGGCGATCAACTGGGCGTACTGGGCGCCGAAGTCCACCACCAGCACGCCGCCGCGCCTCACGGCGGCCTCCGCCGTGGCCGTCACAGCCCCATGCCGACGCCCTGGTGGCGCTGCAGAGCCTTCCCTTCGGTGGCGATCGACGGTGCCACCATCACGTCGGCCTTCTGCAGCTCCTTGAGCGTGGCGTAGCCGCTGGCCGCCATCGTGGTCGACAGGGCACCGAACAGGTTGCTGCGCCCGTCGGCCTCACGGGCCGGTCCCAAGAGGATCTCCTCCAGCGACCCCCGCCGGCCCACGTGCACACGGGCCCCGCGGGGCAACGCCGCATGCGGTGTGGCCATCCCCCAGTGGTAGCCGCCGCCGGGGGCTTCGACGGCCGCCGCCAGCGGCGATCCCAGCATCACCGCGTCGGCACCGCAGGCGACCGCCTTGGCGATGTCGCCGCCGGTGGCCATACCGCCGTCGGCGATGAGGTGCACGTAGACGCCGGTCTCGTCGAGATGGCGCATGCGGGCGGCCCGCACATCGGCGATGGCGGTGGCCTGCGGGACACCGATGCCCAGAACGCCGCGGGAGGTGCAGGCGGCGCCGGGTCCGACGCCGACCAGTACCCCGGAGGCTCCGGTGCGCATGAGGTGCAGCCCCGCCTCGTAGCTGGCACAACCGCCCACGACGACCGGCATGGGAAGCTCGCGCACGACCTTCTTGAGGTTCAGCGGCTTGCGGGCCTTGGACTTGTGCTCGGCTGTCACCACCGTGCCCTGGATCACCAGCAGGTCGACCTCGGCGGCGGCGAGGTGGTCCAGCAGCTTCCTCGCCCGCTGCGGCGTCACGGCAGCGCTGACGAGGGGGGCGTACTCCCTGATCCGGCGCACCCGCTCGCCGATCAGCTCCGGGATGAGCGGCGCCGCGTAGACCTCCTGCATGCGGGCCGTGGCCTCGTCAGCGGGCGCGTTCCGGATCGCCTCGAAGGCCGGGGCCGGATCCTCGTAGCGGGTCCAGAGGCCCTCGACGTTCAGCACGCCGATGCCCCCCAGCTTCCCGATGAGCCCCGCCGTCTCAGGCGAGGTCACGCTGTCCATGGCCGAGGCCAGCAGCGGCAGCGGCAGGCGGTAGGCGTCGATCTCCCAGGAGATGTCCACGTCGTCGGGGTCGCGGGTGCGCCGGGCGGGCACGATGGTGATCTCGTCGAGCCCGTAGGCCCGCCGACCGCTCTTCCCGAAACCGATCTCGATGTCCGCCACGCTCGCACCTCCCCTTGCAGGGAGCATAGGCAGCGCCGCCCCGACCGGCAGGAATTCTCAGAGCCGGGCGGCTGCTTCGGTGATGGCCTCCCAGGCGGCCTCGACGTGGTGGGCGCGGGTTGCGACGGTCCCCACCGAGAG from bacterium harbors:
- a CDS encoding GuaB3 family IMP dehydrogenase-related protein — encoded protein: MADIEIGFGKSGRRAYGLDEITIVPARRTRDPDDVDISWEIDAYRLPLPLLASAMDSVTSPETAGLIGKLGGIGVLNVEGLWTRYEDPAPAFEAIRNAPADEATARMQEVYAAPLIPELIGERVRRIREYAPLVSAAVTPQRARKLLDHLAAAEVDLLVIQGTVVTAEHKSKARKPLNLKKVVRELPMPVVVGGCASYEAGLHLMRTGASGVLVGVGPGAACTSRGVLGIGVPQATAIADVRAARMRHLDETGVYVHLIADGGMATGGDIAKAVACGADAVMLGSPLAAAVEAPGGGYHWGMATPHAALPRGARVHVGRRGSLEEILLGPAREADGRSNLFGALSTTMAASGYATLKELQKADVMVAPSIATEGKALQRHQGVGMGL